CGAGATCGAGGTACGCGATCCCGTCGGCGGCGGCCGCCTCGGCCATGCGCAGATGCAGGACCAGACCCGGCGAGTACTTCGAGAACGCCGGGTCGTACGCCGGGAACCAGCAGGCCAGCACCCGTTCGGTACGCAGCCCGAAGTGCGCGGCGATCGGCCTGCCGCCGGCGTAGAGCACCGACAGGATCCCGGCGAACGGCTCCGAGCGGGTGTGGAACAGCTGCTCCACCAGGAGCGTGATCCACGCGTGCGCGAAGCGGTCGCTGCGCCCGGTCCTGCGGTACTGCGCCGACTTCCAGGCCATCAGCGTGCGCAGCGCCGCCGGGTCCCGCTCGTCGTGCACGTACCGCACGCCGTCGTGGTCCCGGCCGAGCTTGCGCTCCTTGGCGAGCGTCGTCCGAGTGAACTTCGGTGAGCGCTCCCGGAGTTGGGCCAGATACGCCTCGTACCCCTGGTCGACGTCCATGACCGGGGACGGGAACGTGCCGGAGGCCTCCGCCGCGAACGCCACCTGGCCCTCCACCAGATGGTCGAACTCCCATACGGCGAGCCCGCACGCCTTCAGCAGCTCCCGGGCCTCCCAGGTGAACCCGGGCCGGTGCACCACGCCCTGGGCGTCCGAGACGCCGAGGCCGATGGCCCGGCCCACGCCGGACGCGGTCCGCTGGAACGGGAAGAACGCGGCCGGCTCGCCGCCCTCCCGCACCACCGCGACGCGCACCCCGCGCCGGCAGCGGCCGACGGCGAGCGTGAACTCGGGCGACAGAAAGGGGTTGGCGAGCTCGGGCGAGCCCTGGAGATGGGCCTTGGACTGCATCGATGTCCACGCCGCCCGGTCGGCGGAGCTGAGCTCTCCGGGACGGTACACGCTGATGTCCACGTCAGTCAGTCCGCCTTCGGGTCGTACGGCCGCTCAGCCGCCTCAGCAGAACCAGCAGGAGAATCAGGGCGCTGATCGCGGTCACGGCCACGATTCCGCCGCGTACCGACCACCGGTGCACGGCGAGCATGCCCTGGGCCACCAGCATGTTGACCACGACCGCGCCCGCAACCGAGGCCACGGCCCGGCCGAACGGTTCCAGCCCGCGCAGCGCGGCGGCGATGGCCCCGGCGGGTGCCGCGAGCAGGAAGAACAGGGTGAAGGGTCCGCGCAGCGGCGAGTCGGAGTCGACCAGCGCGAGGACCGCGCCGATCACCCCCACGGCCGTCGCGGCGCCCGCGAGCAGCGCCGTCAGGTCCCTCCCCGGACCTGGTCGCGCACGCTCGGCGTCGTCGGCCGAGTCTGTCTTGATACGTGCCTTGATACGTAAGGTCTGCATTGGCGACTTTGCCCCCCGAAGCGCCGGATGCCGGGCTTCAATGTGGCTCAGTGCCGCGCCGGTCGTCAAGATGCGAACGACCTCTTGACATGTGTTCGGGTCCCGCCGCGCACGAACGGCCCCCGCAGGCGTGGGGCCTGCGGGGACCGCTGGTTCAGATGGTGCTCGCGCGGGTCACGGAACGAGCTTCAGCAGCCGGTTCGGGGAGCCGCTGCCGGGGCTGGTGACCACGTTGGCGGTGGCGCCGCCGGTGAGTGCGGAGGCCACCGCGGCCGGGGTGGCCGAGGTGTGGCTCGCCAGGTAGACCGCGGCGGCGCCGGCGACGTGCGGGGTGGCCATCGAGGTGCCGGAGAGCGTGGCGGTGGCGGTGTCGCTGGTGTTGTAGCCCGCGATGATCGACGAACCAGGCGCGAAGATGTCCAGCACCGAGCCGTAGTTGGAGTAGCTTGCCCGGGCGTCGGAGCTGGTGGTCGCGCCGACCGTGATCGCGGTGGCGACGCGGGCCGGGGAGTACGAGGAGGCGTTCGCGCTGCTGTTGCCGGCCGCGACCGCGTAGGTCACCCCGCTCGCGATGGAGTTCGCGACCGCGGTGTCCAGCGACGTGGAGGCGGAGCCGCCGAGCGACATGTTGGCGACCGAGGGGCCGGAGTGGTTCGCCGTCACCCAGTCGATGCCGGCGATCACGCCCGCCGTGGTGCCGGAGCCGCTGTTGTCCAGCACCCGGACCGCGACGATGTTCGCCTTCTTGGCGACGCCGTAGGTGCTGCCCGCGATCGTCGTGGCCACATGGGTGCCGTGGCCGTTGCCGTCGGAGGCGGTGGTGTCGCCGTCGACGGCGTCGTAGCCGTAGGCGGCCCGACCGCTGATCTGCTGGTGGGTGATGCGCACACCGGTGTCGATGACGTACGCCGTCACACCGCTGCCGGCGCTGTCCGGGTAGGTGTAGGTGCCCGAGAGCGGAAGCGCGGCCTGGTCGATGCGGTCCAGGCCCCAGGGGGCGCTGGTCTGCGTGGTGTCGGCCAGCCGGACGCGCTGGTTCTGCTCGACGGAGGCGACGGCCGGGTCGGCGGCGAGGCGTCTGGCCTCGGTCGCGGAGAGGGTGGCGGAGTAGCCGTTCAGCGCGGTGCCGAACGTCTTGTCCACCGAGCCGCCGTACTCCTTGACCAGGCTCTTGCCGGCACCGGAGGCCGCCTTGAGGCCGGCGCTCCTCTTCAGCGTGACGATGTAGCTGTCCTTGACGGCGGTGGGGGAGCCGGCGGCCAGGACCTTGCCCTCGGCCGGAGCGGCCTGGGCGGGGAGGGCGGTGAGTCCGCCGACGAGGGCGGCGGTCGCCAGGCCGGTTATCGCGGCGAACCGGAAGTTCTTGCTACGCAGTTGTGCCATTGCGAGGGAGTCCTCCTCCAGGCGGTGCGCATGTGGTGGGCGCACATGTGGGGGGTGCGTGCGGGGGCGCACGCACAGCCCGGAACGTCGCGTTCCCGTTCCAGGCCGAGGTAAAGGATCTGTGGTCCACCGGTGACGGACAAGAGAGTTGACGACCTGTCAACAAGCTTGTCATGAACACGAAATCAAACTCATAAGCCACTCATAGGTTGAGGGCCGCGATGCCCGGAAAAGTCTTGGCATGGACACTTCCCGTCAACACGCGTAGTTGGTACGACGGTTATGGCAGAGATCCTGCTATAGGGAGGTTCCATGAGACGTTCCCGACTTTCCGTATACGTCGCCTCACTCCTCCTCGCCGTCGGCACCGCCCTCACCGGGGCAGCCACCGCGCAGGCCGCCGACTCCGCCGCGATCGGCGGGTACGTGGCCCTCGGCGACTCCTACTCCTCGGGCCTCGGCTCGGGCAGCTACATCAGCTCCAGCGGCGACTGCAAGCGCAGCACGAAGGCGTACCCCTACCTGTGGGCGGCCGCCAACTCACCCTCGTCGTTCGACTTCACCGCCTGCTCGGGCGCTCAAACGGGTGATGTGACCGCGAGTCAACTCGGTCCGCTCAGCTCCGCCACCGCACTGGTGTCCATCTCGATCGGCGGCAACGACGCCGGTTTCGCGGACATCATGACGACCTGTGTGCTCCAGTCCGACAGCGCGTGCGTCTCACGCATCAACACCGCCAAGGCGTTCGTCGACTCCACACTGCCCGGCCGGCTCGACACCGTGTACTCGGCCATCCGGGCCAAGGCCCCCACCGCCCATGTGGTCGTGCTGGGCTACCCGCGCTTCTACAAGCTGGGCGCGACGGGGTGCCTCGGCCTGTCCGAGACCAAGCGCAAGGCGCTCAACGGAGCCGCCGACTACATCGACGCGGCCGCCGAGAAGCGCGCCCTGAACCACGGGTTCGCCTTCGGTGACGTACGGACCACCTTCACCGGGCACGAACTCTGCTCCGGCAGCTCGTGGATGCACGCCGTCAACTGGCTCAACATCCCCGAGTCGTACCACCCGACGGCCGCGGGCCAGTCGGGTGGCTATCTCCCGGTCCTGAACAGCGCGGCCTGAGACCCCCGCCGA
The DNA window shown above is from Streptomyces chartreusis and carries:
- a CDS encoding S8 family peptidase, which produces MAQLRSKNFRFAAITGLATAALVGGLTALPAQAAPAEGKVLAAGSPTAVKDSYIVTLKRSAGLKAASGAGKSLVKEYGGSVDKTFGTALNGYSATLSATEARRLAADPAVASVEQNQRVRLADTTQTSAPWGLDRIDQAALPLSGTYTYPDSAGSGVTAYVIDTGVRITHQQISGRAAYGYDAVDGDTTASDGNGHGTHVATTIAGSTYGVAKKANIVAVRVLDNSGSGTTAGVIAGIDWVTANHSGPSVANMSLGGSASTSLDTAVANSIASGVTYAVAAGNSSANASSYSPARVATAITVGATTSSDARASYSNYGSVLDIFAPGSSIIAGYNTSDTATATLSGTSMATPHVAGAAAVYLASHTSATPAAVASALTGGATANVVTSPGSGSPNRLLKLVP
- a CDS encoding GNAT family N-acetyltransferase; its protein translation is MDISVYRPGELSSADRAAWTSMQSKAHLQGSPELANPFLSPEFTLAVGRCRRGVRVAVVREGGEPAAFFPFQRTASGVGRAIGLGVSDAQGVVHRPGFTWEARELLKACGLAVWEFDHLVEGQVAFAAEASGTFPSPVMDVDQGYEAYLAQLRERSPKFTRTTLAKERKLGRDHDGVRYVHDERDPAALRTLMAWKSAQYRRTGRSDRFAHAWITLLVEQLFHTRSEPFAGILSVLYAGGRPIAAHFGLRTERVLACWFPAYDPAFSKYSPGLVLHLRMAEAAAADGIAYLDLGRGQKEYKDSLKTRELTVSEGWVTRRHPVAFGHRARRAPVRALRNTVQTRPELFEPADRLLKRMGKIRSGNS
- a CDS encoding SGNH/GDSL hydrolase family protein, translated to MRRSRLSVYVASLLLAVGTALTGAATAQAADSAAIGGYVALGDSYSSGLGSGSYISSSGDCKRSTKAYPYLWAAANSPSSFDFTACSGAQTGDVTASQLGPLSSATALVSISIGGNDAGFADIMTTCVLQSDSACVSRINTAKAFVDSTLPGRLDTVYSAIRAKAPTAHVVVLGYPRFYKLGATGCLGLSETKRKALNGAADYIDAAAEKRALNHGFAFGDVRTTFTGHELCSGSSWMHAVNWLNIPESYHPTAAGQSGGYLPVLNSAA